AAGCCATGGCAAATACCAGCATGATACAGGTCACGGCAATCATGGTTTTGCGGCGACCCAGCGCATCGGCCAGATACCCGGCAATCGGGATGGTCAGGCCAAAACCAATCACCGCCATCATCAGCATCCACAGGAAGTTGTTACGGGGAATGCCAAGACCTGCCGGTGCTGGTGTGGTGCCATAGGTCATGGAATACACCGTCATGATGTAGAACAGCGTATAAGTCGCCAGCATGATAAACGTGCCCAGAATTGTGGCTTTCACATGCTTACTCAGCAACGTACCGAGCGGGATGCGCACCTGTTTGCCTGCTTTGGCGACCTTGGTGAATACCGGCGTTTCATGCAGCGATACACGCACATACAGACCGATTATCACCAGCACCGCCGAGGCGATAAACGGCACGCGCCAGCCCCAGCTCATAAACTGTTCGTTCGTCAGCCCCCAGGAGAGCAGCAAAAAGGTGCCGTTGGCAAAGAAGAAACCGATAGGTGCGCCCAGTTGCGGGAAGGAGCCATACAGCGCGCGTTTGTTGGCTGGCGCATTCTCCGTTGCCAGTAGCGCCGCCCCCCCCCATTCACCGCCAAGGCCAAGTCCCTGACCGAAGCGGGCCAGCGCCAGCAGCATTGGAGCCAGCACGCCAATGGTGGCATAGCTGGGCAACAGGCCGATTAATACGGTGGAAATCCCCATGGTCAGCAATGAGGCGACGAGGGTGACTTTACGGCCGATGCGATCGCCAAAGTGGCCAAACAGCGCCGAGCCAATCGGGCGGGCAACAAAGGCGATGGCGAATGTGGCCAGTGATTGCAGCGTTGCGGCGGTGGCATCTCCCTGCGGGAAGAAGATATGCGGAAACACCAGCACGGCAGCGGTGGCGTAAATGTAAAAATCGAAAAATTCGATGGCGGTGCCGATCAGGGATGCGACAATCACCTTGTTGCGTGAGTTAACCGGCGCATCGGCGGTTTGATTATCAAGAGTGGATGAGATGGAGGCTTGCATAATTTTTTTGCTTTTCTGTAACACACGGGCGCGCATTCTATGCATAGAAAAAATTTCTTTTCAAACCGGGGGGCAGTCTGACGTCAGGCCTTGCAGGAAGGGCATTCCGGGTTAGATGAGAATAAGAAAATATAATCCGTTACTGACTTCATTTCGCAACAGGATGTGATGAAGTTGAGAATGATTACCGAATTGTACCCCGAACATGCACCGTAGGGCATAATAAAGGGCAGAGCCCTGTATGACCGAATCAGGAGGGGAGATGCAACAACCGGATCAGGCATTAATCGAACAGTTTCTGGATGCATTGTGGCTTGAGCGTAACCTGGCGGAGAATACGCTGTCGTCCTACCGCAATGACTTGTGTGCGATGGCGCAATGGTTGTCACATCACGGCAGCAGTGTGCTGCACGCTCAGCCACTCGATTTACAAGGGTTCCTCGCAGAACGGGTCGAAGGGGGATATAAAGCCACCAGTTCTGCCCGTCTGCTCAGTGCCATGCGGCGCTTGTTTCAGTATCTGTACCGGGAAAAGCGGCGGGCCGATGACCCCAGTGCGGCGCTGGCTTCCCCTAAACTGGCGCAGCGTTTGCCGAAAGATCTGACCGAAGCACAGGTCGAGGCCCTGCTGGCCGCACCGGCCATCGACCAACCCATCGAGCTGCGCGATAAAGCCATGCTGGAGTTGCTGTATGCCACCGGCCTTCGCGTCTCCGAACTGGTGGGGCTGACCATGAGTGATGTCAGCTTGCGTCAGGGCGTTGTGCGTGTGGTTGGTAAAGGCAACAAAGAGCGGCTGGTTCCACTGGGAGAAGAGGCGGTGTACTGGCTGGAGCAATATTTGCAATACAGTCGGCCGTGGCTGCTTAATGGACATACGCTGGATGCGATGTTTCCCAGTAACCGTGCCCGGCAGATGACGCGACAAACCTTCTGGCACCGGATTAAGCACTATGCGACACTCGCCTCTATTGACAGCAATAAACTTTCTCCGCATGTTTTGCGTCATGCTTTTGCAACCCATTTGCTGAATCACGGGGCGGATTTACGCGTGGTGCAGATGTTACTGGGCCACAGCGATCTCTCGACCACGCAGATTTATACCCATGTTGCGACGGAGCGGCTAAGAACGCTGCATCAACAACATCATCCCCGGGCATAATGCCTGGTGGATTGACAGGATGTCATGGCGGGCGGTTCGCCAATGATGGACACGCACGGCGCTTGCGCCTTGATAACAGGATAACTCCATGAAAAAACGTAGTGTATGGCTTTCGCTATTGACCCTGGCGTTCAGCGGTGTGGCGCTGAGTGGTGTCGCACGCGCAGATGACGCAGCGATTAAGCAGGCGCTTAATCGGCTGGGTTTACAAAATGTGGAAGTCAAAGAGTCGCCGATTGGCGGCATGAAAACCCTGCTGACGGATAACGGCGTACTCTACATCACCGAGGATGGGAAACACCTGCTACAGGGGCCGCTGTATGATGTGAGCGGAGCCACGCCGGTCAACGTTACCAACTCGATTTTGAACGGTCGCCTTGATGCCCTCAGCGATCAGATGATTGTGTACAAAGCCGCGCAGGAGAAACACGTTATTACCGTGTTTACGGATATCACCTGCGGTTACTGCCACAAGTTGCATGAACAGATGAAAGACTATAATGCGCAAGGGATTACCGTGCGTTATCTGGCCTTTCCCCGCCAGGGCATGAATTCCCAGCCGGCAAAAGAGATGC
This sequence is a window from Dickeya aquatica. Protein-coding genes within it:
- a CDS encoding MFS transporter; protein product: MQASISSTLDNQTADAPVNSRNKVIVASLIGTAIEFFDFYIYATAAVLVFPHIFFPQGDATAATLQSLATFAIAFVARPIGSALFGHFGDRIGRKVTLVASLLTMGISTVLIGLLPSYATIGVLAPMLLALARFGQGLGLGGEWGGAALLATENAPANKRALYGSFPQLGAPIGFFFANGTFLLLSWGLTNEQFMSWGWRVPFIASAVLVIIGLYVRVSLHETPVFTKVAKAGKQVRIPLGTLLSKHVKATILGTFIMLATYTLFYIMTVYSMTYGTTPAPAGLGIPRNNFLWMLMMAVIGFGLTIPIAGYLADALGRRKTMIAVTCIMLVFAMAFPSLLGSGNQALIMAFLVCGLSLMGLTFGPMGALLPELFPTEVRYTGASFSYNVSSILGASVAPYIAAWLTSHYGLFYVGVYLAAMASLTLIALLLTKETRHQSLS
- the xerD gene encoding site-specific tyrosine recombinase XerD — its product is MQQPDQALIEQFLDALWLERNLAENTLSSYRNDLCAMAQWLSHHGSSVLHAQPLDLQGFLAERVEGGYKATSSARLLSAMRRLFQYLYREKRRADDPSAALASPKLAQRLPKDLTEAQVEALLAAPAIDQPIELRDKAMLELLYATGLRVSELVGLTMSDVSLRQGVVRVVGKGNKERLVPLGEEAVYWLEQYLQYSRPWLLNGHTLDAMFPSNRARQMTRQTFWHRIKHYATLASIDSNKLSPHVLRHAFATHLLNHGADLRVVQMLLGHSDLSTTQIYTHVATERLRTLHQQHHPRA
- the dsbC gene encoding bifunctional protein-disulfide isomerase/oxidoreductase DsbC, with the protein product MKKRSVWLSLLTLAFSGVALSGVARADDAAIKQALNRLGLQNVEVKESPIGGMKTLLTDNGVLYITEDGKHLLQGPLYDVSGATPVNVTNSILNGRLDALSDQMIVYKAAQEKHVITVFTDITCGYCHKLHEQMKDYNAQGITVRYLAFPRQGMNSQPAKEMQSIWCVANRNKAFDAAMKGDDISPATCKTDIAAHYQLGVLFGVQGTPAIVLNDGTVVPGYQPPKEMLAMLEAHKASQKSGG